Proteins from a genomic interval of Brachybacterium vulturis:
- a CDS encoding ABC transporter permease, whose protein sequence is MARRSPVKLTPLRRHVAAALTIALSCAFVAVMLLAGNLVQASLRSDAAQQFDGADLEITRELTEEDRASRSPLPAPQIEGADAVWPEPGTYLALGSEEAEAFLRVTMQPPGEAPDLAAGAPAADGSEVVLDQSAADSLDVGLGDSVTLPADFSPDGEEHPLTVVGIAPAPEGAVFGATPRVLVGEANAEALLGPGAGTLTDTWFASVPEGADPAAIAERADGTDGLSVRTTEAAEQEAAESMLQGFAALGLVLAVFVVIALFTSAVVIANTFAVTIAQRTRSLALLRTLGATRSQVRGVVLRESLVVGLLGAVAGMLGGHLLAQAALAAAAGIGWLDGVMIVPVSLLSVLVPVVTGVLITLLASLAPMRAATRVAPLQALRPVPPARRHGLGVQGVAGLAAVVLGIAALAAGTGLALSGRATPGILAAMFGGVVSFTGVLLTLVVLTRPLSALLARIVGRLGGLPARIAGANVARNPRRSAATIAALLIGTTLMTMMAVGARTAEATLTSELDSRRPIDLVISTGEMPQDAPEQIAAIAGMDSAHASARGDIDVGVPEPMTLYSVTPEALRETSHRPEMAEELSDGVVLLGQERAERFGLEDGQVLEIPGADGSLHELRVQVDANLQMSMVTPATLEDLLGAQTRPVVLADFADRGSEAREGVDLREIMSAVGEVTAGSGYSEVSLVAGGAERESYGQILAVLLGITVGLLAVAVLVALVGVANTLSLGVIERTGENALLRALGTTRRQMRAMLGWEGILLALVGAVLGLALGSLYGVLGINALLGSTFPVSITIPWVQLGLVLVLAVLAGALASVLPGRTAARTAPAAALADAE, encoded by the coding sequence ATGGCCCGCCGCAGCCCCGTGAAGCTCACCCCGCTGCGACGCCATGTCGCCGCCGCCCTCACCATCGCCCTGTCCTGCGCCTTCGTCGCCGTGATGCTGCTGGCCGGGAACCTCGTCCAGGCCTCGCTGCGCTCCGACGCCGCCCAGCAGTTCGACGGCGCCGATCTCGAGATCACCCGCGAGCTGACCGAGGAGGACCGGGCATCGCGCAGCCCCCTGCCCGCCCCGCAGATCGAGGGCGCCGACGCGGTCTGGCCCGAGCCCGGCACCTATCTCGCCCTCGGCTCCGAGGAGGCGGAGGCGTTCCTCCGGGTCACCATGCAGCCCCCGGGCGAGGCCCCGGATCTCGCCGCAGGCGCTCCTGCCGCCGACGGCTCCGAGGTGGTCCTGGATCAGAGCGCCGCGGACTCCCTCGACGTGGGCCTCGGGGACTCCGTCACCCTGCCTGCCGACTTCTCGCCCGACGGGGAGGAGCATCCCCTGACCGTGGTGGGCATCGCCCCCGCCCCCGAGGGAGCCGTCTTCGGGGCGACGCCCCGAGTGCTGGTGGGCGAGGCGAACGCGGAGGCGCTGCTGGGCCCGGGGGCCGGCACCCTCACCGACACCTGGTTCGCCTCCGTCCCCGAGGGCGCCGACCCGGCCGCGATCGCCGAGCGCGCCGACGGCACGGACGGGCTGTCCGTGCGCACCACCGAGGCGGCCGAGCAGGAGGCGGCCGAGTCCATGCTGCAGGGATTCGCCGCGCTGGGCCTGGTGCTCGCCGTCTTCGTGGTGATCGCTCTGTTCACCAGCGCCGTGGTCATCGCCAACACCTTCGCGGTGACCATCGCCCAGCGCACCCGCTCGCTGGCTCTGCTGCGCACCCTGGGCGCCACCCGCTCGCAGGTGCGCGGCGTGGTGCTGCGCGAGTCTCTCGTGGTCGGGCTGCTCGGCGCGGTGGCCGGCATGCTCGGCGGTCACCTGCTGGCGCAGGCGGCGCTGGCCGCGGCCGCCGGGATCGGCTGGCTCGACGGCGTGATGATCGTGCCGGTCAGCCTGCTCTCTGTGCTGGTGCCGGTGGTCACCGGCGTGCTGATCACGCTGCTGGCGAGCCTCGCGCCGATGCGGGCGGCGACCCGGGTGGCCCCGCTGCAGGCGCTGCGCCCGGTGCCCCCGGCCCGGCGTCACGGGCTCGGCGTGCAGGGCGTGGCCGGGCTGGCCGCCGTCGTGCTCGGGATCGCGGCCCTGGCGGCGGGAACGGGACTCGCGCTGTCCGGCCGTGCCACGCCCGGGATCCTCGCCGCGATGTTCGGCGGAGTGGTCAGCTTCACCGGTGTCCTGCTGACGCTGGTCGTGCTCACCCGTCCGCTGTCGGCACTGCTCGCGAGGATCGTCGGCCGCCTCGGCGGGCTGCCCGCCCGGATCGCCGGCGCGAACGTGGCCCGCAATCCGCGACGCAGCGCCGCCACCATCGCCGCCCTGCTGATCGGGACCACCCTGATGACGATGATGGCCGTCGGTGCCCGCACCGCCGAGGCGACCCTCACCTCCGAGCTGGACTCCCGGCGCCCCATCGACCTGGTGATCAGCACGGGAGAGATGCCGCAGGACGCGCCTGAGCAGATCGCCGCGATCGCCGGCATGGACTCGGCCCATGCCTCCGCCCGCGGAGACATCGACGTGGGGGTGCCCGAGCCGATGACCCTGTACTCCGTCACCCCCGAGGCGCTCCGGGAGACCTCGCACCGCCCCGAGATGGCCGAGGAGCTCAGCGACGGGGTGGTGTTGCTGGGCCAGGAGCGCGCCGAGCGCTTCGGGCTGGAGGACGGCCAGGTGCTCGAGATCCCGGGGGCCGACGGCTCGCTGCACGAGCTGCGGGTCCAGGTCGACGCGAACCTGCAGATGTCGATGGTCACCCCTGCCACGCTCGAGGACCTCCTGGGAGCGCAGACCCGTCCCGTGGTGCTCGCGGACTTCGCGGACCGCGGCAGCGAGGCCCGCGAAGGCGTCGACCTCCGCGAGATCATGAGCGCGGTCGGTGAGGTCACCGCCGGCAGCGGCTACTCCGAGGTGTCGCTGGTCGCCGGCGGTGCCGAGCGGGAGTCCTACGGGCAGATCCTCGCCGTCCTGCTGGGCATCACGGTCGGGCTCCTGGCGGTCGCCGTGCTGGTGGCGCTGGTCGGTGTGGCCAACACGCTCAGCCTGGGCGTCATCGAACGCACCGGCGAGAACGCCCTGCTGCGGGCGCTGGGCACCACCCGTCGGCAGATGCGGGCGATGCTCGGCTGGGAAGGGATCCTGCTGGCCCTGGTCGGTGCGGTGCTGGGTCTCGCCCTCGGCAGCCTGTACGGGGTGCTCGGGATCAACGCCCTGCTGGGCTCGACCTTCCCCGTCTCGATCACGATCCCGTGGGTCCAGCTCGGCCTGGTGCTGGTGCTCGCGGTGCTGGCCGGCGCGCTGGCCTCGGTGCTGCCGGGACGCACGGCCGCGCGCACCGCACCCGCCGCAGCCCTGGCCGACGCCGAGTGA
- a CDS encoding ABC transporter ATP-binding protein → MTTAPLAAPPTSEGDRAAALVARDVTRRYGTGAGTVTALDAVDLDIARGAFTAIMGPSGSGKSTLLHVLAGLDSVDGGSITLEGTEITGLGDDALTRLRRERIGFVFQSFNLLPMLSAEQNILLPLELAGSRVDRAWLDTLTSAFGIADRLTHLPSQLSGGQIQRVAIARALVTSPAVVFADEPTGNLDSRTTEEVLDFLRLSVDEFGQTVVMVTHERDAAERADRIVTLADGRIASDEHLRGQR, encoded by the coding sequence ATGACCACCGCACCCCTGGCCGCTCCCCCGACCTCCGAGGGCGACCGCGCAGCCGCCCTCGTCGCCCGGGACGTGACCCGCCGCTACGGCACCGGCGCCGGCACCGTCACCGCACTCGATGCAGTGGACCTGGACATCGCCCGGGGCGCCTTCACCGCGATCATGGGCCCCTCCGGCTCCGGGAAGTCCACGCTCCTGCACGTGCTGGCCGGCCTGGACTCGGTCGACGGCGGGTCGATCACGCTGGAGGGCACCGAGATCACCGGCCTGGGCGACGACGCGCTGACCCGGCTGCGCCGCGAACGGATCGGCTTCGTCTTCCAGTCCTTCAACCTGCTGCCGATGCTGAGCGCCGAGCAGAACATCCTCCTGCCCCTCGAGCTCGCCGGCTCCCGGGTGGACCGCGCCTGGCTGGACACCCTCACCTCCGCCTTCGGCATCGCCGACCGGCTCACCCACCTGCCCTCACAGCTCTCCGGCGGCCAGATCCAGCGCGTCGCGATCGCCCGCGCCCTGGTGACCTCCCCGGCCGTCGTCTTCGCCGACGAGCCCACCGGCAATCTCGATTCCCGGACCACCGAGGAGGTGCTCGACTTCCTGCGGCTCTCGGTCGACGAGTTCGGCCAGACCGTCGTCATGGTCACCCACGAGCGCGACGCCGCCGAGCGGGCCGACCGCATCGTCACCCTGGCCGACGGTCGGATCGCGAGCGACGAGCACCTGCGAGGACAGCGCTGA
- a CDS encoding response regulator codes for MTEPLDRPLRIALVDDQPLVRTGFAMVIDSQDDMEVVAQASDGAAAVDALRARTVDVVLMDVRMPRMDGIEATAEILARAPEGRAPKIIVLTTFDLDEYVVSAIRAGASGFLLKDAQPEDLLGAIRTVHRGDAVIAPSATRRLLERVVQTPEPAQQDAAVLAPLTDREREVLTLMGRGFSNQEIGAELFVAEATVKTHVGRVLAKLRARDRVQAVIIAFETGLVAPGSR; via the coding sequence ATGACCGAGCCCCTCGACCGCCCGCTGCGCATCGCCCTGGTCGATGACCAACCGCTGGTGCGAACCGGCTTCGCGATGGTCATCGACTCCCAGGACGACATGGAGGTCGTCGCCCAGGCCTCCGACGGCGCCGCCGCCGTGGACGCACTGCGCGCCCGCACGGTCGACGTGGTGCTGATGGACGTGCGCATGCCCCGCATGGACGGGATCGAGGCGACCGCGGAGATCCTCGCCCGGGCCCCGGAGGGCAGGGCCCCGAAGATCATCGTGCTGACCACCTTCGACCTGGACGAGTACGTGGTCTCCGCGATCCGTGCCGGGGCCAGCGGCTTCCTGCTCAAGGACGCCCAGCCCGAGGACCTGCTCGGCGCCATCCGCACCGTGCATCGCGGAGACGCCGTGATCGCTCCGTCGGCCACCCGGCGGCTGCTCGAGCGCGTGGTGCAGACCCCCGAGCCGGCGCAGCAGGACGCCGCAGTCCTCGCTCCCCTCACCGACCGGGAGCGGGAGGTGCTCACACTGATGGGCCGCGGCTTCTCCAACCAGGAGATCGGGGCGGAGCTGTTCGTCGCCGAGGCGACGGTGAAGACGCACGTGGGGCGGGTGCTCGCGAAGCTCCGCGCCCGGGACCGGGTCCAGGCCGTGATCATCGCGTTCGAGACCGGCCTGGTCGCTCCGGGCTCCCGCTGA
- a CDS encoding sensor histidine kinase has product MTDGSAQHPDAPLRRARSRDPFRWIIENPGTVDLFAFGGAALLLLVFSLASGGVGWWTLFTVPMVAAGALCRVRPLPGVLVIGALAVLHLLVNVPVVLGDVMTFYAMFCAVAHGRSLVHGLGIAAGMLGVFAQAAFWALDALRSPYGGPLEALVSFVGLALVGTITIIAIWALANLQRARLRQLALTRDRAEQALREREQRTALAVADERARIAREMHDVVAHSLSVIIAQADGGRFIAAQKPEQAAEVLGTIGETGRAALADMRSLLGVLRQEDETSFGPQPGPEMLPELVERVRGTGLQIELEIDGSLEGLPQALGVSVFRLAQESLTNVLKHAGPGASAVVRVHRDRQQLMIEVSDDGQGTDPDSDGQGHGLTGMRERMSVFGGSLQAGPLPSHGYRVRATVPLAHEGGSSARDRHRQDPHRDRAGNGTDPDDPAPQAEVATARAPSAPSPPAPHLPGDHR; this is encoded by the coding sequence ATGACCGACGGCTCCGCACAGCATCCGGACGCGCCCCTGCGGCGCGCCCGGTCCCGCGACCCGTTCCGCTGGATCATCGAGAACCCCGGCACGGTCGACCTGTTCGCCTTCGGCGGCGCCGCGCTGCTGCTGCTCGTCTTCTCCCTCGCCAGCGGCGGCGTCGGCTGGTGGACGCTGTTCACGGTGCCGATGGTCGCCGCCGGGGCGCTGTGCCGGGTGCGGCCGCTGCCCGGCGTGCTCGTCATCGGCGCCCTGGCCGTGCTGCACCTGCTGGTGAACGTCCCCGTCGTCCTCGGCGACGTGATGACGTTCTACGCGATGTTCTGCGCCGTCGCCCACGGCAGATCCCTCGTGCACGGCCTGGGGATCGCCGCGGGCATGCTCGGGGTGTTCGCCCAGGCCGCCTTCTGGGCGCTCGACGCCCTGCGCTCGCCGTACGGGGGCCCGCTCGAAGCACTGGTCAGCTTCGTCGGCCTGGCGCTGGTCGGCACCATCACGATCATCGCGATCTGGGCCCTGGCCAATCTGCAGCGGGCCCGGCTGCGACAGCTCGCCCTGACCCGCGATCGGGCCGAGCAGGCGCTGCGGGAGCGGGAGCAGCGCACCGCGCTCGCCGTCGCGGACGAGCGCGCCCGCATCGCCCGCGAGATGCATGACGTGGTCGCGCACTCCCTCTCGGTGATCATCGCCCAGGCCGACGGCGGCCGCTTCATCGCCGCCCAGAAGCCCGAGCAGGCCGCCGAGGTGCTGGGCACCATCGGCGAGACCGGCCGCGCAGCGCTGGCCGACATGCGCTCCCTGCTGGGGGTGCTCCGGCAGGAGGACGAGACGAGCTTCGGCCCGCAGCCCGGCCCGGAGATGCTGCCCGAGCTCGTCGAGCGGGTGCGCGGCACGGGCCTGCAGATCGAGCTCGAGATCGACGGCTCCCTGGAGGGCCTCCCCCAGGCGCTCGGGGTCTCGGTGTTCCGCCTCGCCCAGGAGTCCCTGACCAATGTGCTCAAGCATGCCGGCCCCGGAGCGAGCGCCGTGGTGCGGGTCCATCGCGACCGGCAGCAGCTCATGATCGAGGTGAGCGACGACGGGCAGGGCACGGACCCCGACTCCGACGGGCAGGGCCACGGCCTGACCGGTATGCGCGAGAGGATGTCCGTGTTCGGCGGGAGCCTGCAGGCGGGCCCGCTGCCCTCCCACGGGTACCGGGTCCGGGCCACGGTGCCCCTGGCCCACGAGGGCGGGAGCAGCGCCCGCGACCGGCATCGTCAGGATCCACACCGAGATCGCGCCGGGAACGGGACAGATCCTGACGATCCCGCACCGCAGGCGGAGGTGGCGACGGCCCGTGCGCCCTCCGCCCCGTCGCCTCCCGCCCCTCACCTCCCAGGAGATCATCGATGA
- a CDS encoding SOS response-associated peptidase, producing the protein MCGRFAFFQEIDPLVDDLGAVDLTDPQLRSRWNIPPTAPIHVVTESIDEDTGEVLRALRIARWGLLPPFAKEASFSSRTFNARRETLAEKPSFRGSLGRYRAIVPMDGYYEWVRDGAGKRKQPFFIAPADGTPLYMAALVSWWKGPGGHEGPAASEDGRFLLSATIITRQATGDLAEIHDRTPVMLRRDQLDPWLDTAMDDRHAAQAWILEDTHLLEDATLAVREADPAVGKVGNDGPELLEPPQTLL; encoded by the coding sequence ATGTGCGGGCGCTTCGCCTTCTTTCAGGAGATCGATCCGCTGGTGGACGATCTCGGCGCCGTGGACCTCACCGATCCGCAGCTGCGCAGCCGCTGGAACATCCCTCCCACCGCCCCGATCCACGTGGTCACCGAATCGATCGACGAGGACACCGGTGAGGTGCTGCGGGCGCTGCGCATCGCGCGCTGGGGGCTGCTGCCCCCGTTCGCGAAGGAGGCCTCGTTCTCCTCCCGCACCTTCAACGCCCGCCGGGAGACCCTCGCCGAGAAGCCCAGCTTCCGCGGCAGCCTGGGCCGCTACCGGGCGATCGTCCCGATGGACGGCTACTACGAGTGGGTGCGCGACGGTGCCGGGAAGCGCAAGCAGCCCTTCTTCATCGCCCCGGCGGACGGCACCCCGCTGTACATGGCGGCGCTGGTCTCCTGGTGGAAGGGGCCGGGAGGCCACGAGGGCCCGGCCGCGAGCGAGGACGGCCGCTTCCTGCTGTCCGCCACGATCATCACCCGCCAGGCCACCGGCGACCTCGCCGAGATCCACGACCGCACCCCGGTGATGCTGCGCCGCGACCAGCTCGACCCCTGGCTCGACACCGCCATGGACGACCGCCACGCCGCCCAGGCATGGATCCTCGAGGACACCCACCTGCTCGAGGATGCGACCCTCGCCGTCCGCGAGGCGGACCCGGCGGTGGGGAAGGTCGGCAACGACGGTCCGGAGCTGCTGGAGCCCCCGCAGACCCTGCTGTGA
- a CDS encoding YihY/virulence factor BrkB family protein, whose translation MADSATAQGDDAPKLSGTTVKYMAKRVLSEFLRDSGTDQAAKLTYFMVLSIAPTLLALFSLATLLLHGIKDQIAQLIKDAISSGAGGSGMEVGGAVESTLDSLLGSSTGGTVALIIGIATALWSASAYIKAYGRAANHIYEVREGRGPIRMNGTMLLLTIAMILGILLVMVSVLLSESIVEGLLGPIASTIGAEGVLAFLMESFLPIWAWVKWPVILVIAFALISLLYWGAPNVKKPFRFISPGGVFAILGIGVAAVALSIYMSTVAGYSSYGAIGGIMAVLFALWIINIVIIMGAEVDAEYERVRELAAGKPAEDSLALPLRDASGAEKAEAKREKIVDEGRDIRLQNLHHDSDAYTGEDARLTPRHGVPTVDPGSDASGRGTATKDD comes from the coding sequence ATGGCCGATTCCGCCACCGCGCAGGGCGATGATGCCCCGAAGCTGTCCGGCACCACCGTGAAGTACATGGCCAAGCGCGTGCTCAGCGAGTTCCTGCGCGACAGCGGCACGGACCAGGCCGCGAAGCTCACCTACTTCATGGTGCTGTCGATCGCTCCCACTCTGCTGGCCCTGTTCTCCCTGGCCACCTTGCTGCTGCACGGGATCAAGGATCAGATCGCCCAGCTGATCAAGGACGCCATCTCCTCCGGCGCGGGCGGCAGCGGGATGGAGGTCGGCGGCGCCGTCGAGTCCACGCTCGACTCCCTGCTGGGCTCCTCGACCGGCGGGACCGTCGCGCTGATCATCGGCATCGCGACCGCGCTGTGGTCCGCCTCGGCGTACATCAAGGCCTACGGGCGGGCCGCGAACCACATCTACGAGGTGCGCGAAGGCCGCGGTCCGATCAGGATGAACGGCACCATGCTGCTGCTCACGATCGCGATGATCCTGGGCATCCTGCTGGTGATGGTCTCGGTGCTGCTGAGCGAGTCGATCGTCGAGGGCCTGCTGGGTCCGATCGCCTCCACCATCGGCGCGGAGGGTGTGCTGGCCTTCCTGATGGAGTCGTTCCTGCCGATCTGGGCGTGGGTGAAATGGCCGGTGATCCTGGTGATCGCCTTCGCCCTGATCTCGCTGCTGTACTGGGGCGCGCCCAACGTCAAGAAGCCCTTCCGCTTCATCTCCCCGGGCGGGGTGTTCGCCATCCTGGGCATCGGCGTCGCCGCGGTCGCACTGTCGATCTACATGAGCACCGTCGCCGGCTACTCCAGCTACGGCGCGATCGGCGGCATCATGGCGGTGCTGTTCGCCCTGTGGATCATCAACATCGTGATCATCATGGGCGCTGAGGTCGACGCCGAGTACGAGCGCGTCCGCGAGCTCGCGGCCGGCAAGCCCGCCGAGGACTCCCTGGCACTGCCCCTGCGAGACGCCAGCGGCGCGGAGAAGGCGGAGGCCAAGCGCGAGAAGATCGTCGACGAGGGCCGGGACATCCGGCTGCAGAACCTCCACCACGATTCCGATGCCTACACGGGTGAGGACGCCCGGCTCACCCCCCGCCACGGCGTGCCCACGGTCGACCCGGGCTCCGACGCCTCGGGCCGCGGCACGGCCACGAAGGACGACTGA
- a CDS encoding CpaF family protein produces the protein MDAATIIESESRELIRRRGLDVHADQLEPLIREVMGDYDRRSSSGEVPVLRDDGESTVAEVAARIGGFGPLQEMLDDPTIEEIWLNSPSQVFCARNGRSELTTIVLSDTEVRGIVERMLVSSGRRLDMSTPFVDALLPDGSRLHVVIPSVTRKHWAVNIRKFVAKAYDLQGLVALGSLSQQAADFLDAAISSGLNVIASGATGAGKTTFLRCLSRSVGARERVVTIEEVFELNLALRDVVAMQTRQANLEGTGEISMRRLVKEALRMRPSRIIVGEVREAESLDMLIALNSGLPGLASIHANSARDAVTKLCTLPLLAGENVSSRFVVPTVASSIDLVVHLDMFVDGRRRVREIVGLSGRVEDEVIEISDVFSLQGDRLVRGDGQPPHTDRFARAGHDLSALLGRSAA, from the coding sequence ATGGACGCCGCCACCATCATCGAGAGCGAATCGCGGGAGCTGATCCGTCGTCGCGGGCTGGACGTGCACGCGGATCAGCTGGAGCCGCTGATCCGTGAGGTGATGGGCGATTACGACCGCCGCTCCTCCTCCGGCGAGGTGCCGGTGCTGCGCGATGACGGCGAGTCGACGGTCGCTGAGGTCGCCGCCCGGATCGGCGGGTTCGGCCCGCTGCAGGAGATGCTCGACGATCCGACGATCGAGGAGATCTGGCTGAACTCGCCCTCACAGGTCTTCTGCGCCCGCAACGGACGCAGCGAGCTGACCACGATCGTGCTCAGCGATACGGAGGTGCGCGGGATCGTCGAGCGGATGCTGGTCTCCAGCGGACGCCGTCTGGACATGAGCACCCCGTTCGTGGATGCCCTGCTGCCGGATGGCTCCCGTCTGCACGTGGTGATCCCGAGCGTCACCCGGAAGCACTGGGCCGTCAACATCCGCAAGTTCGTCGCCAAGGCGTACGACCTCCAGGGTCTGGTCGCGCTCGGCTCTCTCTCGCAGCAGGCCGCGGACTTCCTCGACGCGGCGATCTCCAGCGGGCTGAACGTCATCGCCTCGGGGGCCACCGGGGCCGGCAAGACGACCTTTCTGCGCTGCCTGTCCAGGTCGGTGGGTGCGCGGGAGCGGGTGGTCACCATAGAGGAGGTCTTCGAGCTCAATCTCGCGCTGCGCGACGTGGTGGCGATGCAGACCCGCCAGGCGAACCTCGAAGGGACCGGCGAGATCTCGATGCGGCGCCTGGTCAAGGAGGCGCTGAGGATGAGGCCGAGCCGGATCATCGTGGGGGAGGTGCGTGAGGCGGAGAGCCTCGACATGCTGATCGCGCTGAACAGCGGCCTGCCCGGCCTCGCATCGATCCACGCGAACTCGGCTCGGGACGCGGTGACCAAGCTGTGCACGCTCCCGCTGCTCGCCGGGGAGAACGTCTCCAGCCGCTTCGTCGTGCCGACGGTGGCCAGTTCGATCGACCTGGTCGTGCACCTGGACATGTTCGTCGATGGGCGCCGCCGGGTGCGGGAGATCGTCGGGCTCAGCGGGCGGGTGGAGGATGAGGTCATCGAGATCTCCGATGTCTTCTCCCTGCAGGGCGACCGGCTCGTGCGCGGTGACGGACAGCCTCCGCATACGGATCGTTTCGCACGGGCGGGCCACGATCTGAGCGCATTGCTGGGACGGAGCGCGGCATGA
- a CDS encoding type II secretion system F family protein has product MSDGAFLGLIAGLGLLSIWWSLWEQEDAPSRRGIVGRGMDRLRDDLIKVGLDTVPPAAVPALSAGLGLVVAAALWAISGAVIPSLAIGLVASALPILVLRSAARRRTTAMREVWPEAVDHINSAIRAGLSLPEALVQLSRKGPEELRPAFSEYALDYQASGDFAACLDRLKTRLADPIGDRIVEALRITRDVGGTDLGSLLHTLSAFLREDARTRAELEARQSWTVNAARLALAAPWIVLALMATRPQAAQAYDSATGLVLIAAGAVASLIAYRVMLLIARLPQDERVLR; this is encoded by the coding sequence ATGAGCGACGGAGCGTTCCTCGGCCTGATCGCCGGCCTCGGCCTGCTGTCGATCTGGTGGTCGCTGTGGGAGCAGGAGGACGCCCCCTCCCGGCGGGGGATCGTCGGGAGGGGGATGGACAGGCTCCGCGACGACCTGATCAAGGTCGGCCTCGACACGGTCCCGCCTGCTGCTGTTCCGGCGCTCAGCGCCGGGCTGGGGCTGGTCGTGGCCGCCGCGCTGTGGGCCATCTCCGGCGCCGTCATCCCGTCGCTGGCCATCGGGCTCGTCGCGTCGGCTCTGCCCATCCTGGTGCTGCGCTCGGCGGCCCGGCGGCGCACCACGGCGATGCGGGAGGTATGGCCCGAGGCGGTCGATCACATCAACTCCGCGATCCGGGCCGGACTCTCGCTGCCGGAGGCGCTGGTGCAGCTCAGCCGGAAGGGTCCTGAGGAGCTCCGTCCAGCCTTCTCCGAGTACGCCCTGGACTATCAGGCCAGCGGGGACTTCGCGGCATGTCTGGACCGATTGAAGACCCGGCTGGCGGATCCGATCGGCGATCGGATCGTCGAGGCGCTGCGCATCACCCGCGACGTCGGAGGCACGGATCTCGGCAGCCTGCTGCACACCCTGTCCGCCTTCCTGCGTGAGGACGCCCGCACCCGGGCCGAGCTCGAGGCGCGCCAGTCCTGGACCGTCAACGCGGCTCGGCTGGCCCTGGCGGCCCCGTGGATCGTGCTGGCCCTGATGGCGACCCGGCCGCAGGCCGCCCAGGCCTACGACTCCGCGACCGGTCTGGTGCTGATCGCAGCCGGTGCAGTGGCCTCGCTGATCGCCTATCGCGTGATGCTCCTGATCGCGAGGCTGCCCCAGGACGAGAGGGTGCTGCGATGA
- a CDS encoding type II secretion system F family protein, which produces MSVSGPLLAGAGLGLLCGVGLFLILGRLPWLRSRDLGARVDPYLRRSRSRSLFAAPRSTSQLRRVLENLMGPVAVRVLGLLERLTGGADQLERRLRLAGRRTSADSFRVEQVVFGAAGLVLGVVLAVAAIALRGTSPLMGLLIVGFGAVTGVLLRDYLLGAEIKRRAARMAREFPTVADLLALAVAAGESPIAAMERVARTSSGALPDEFAATVADIRAGTSVSQALASLGARTPLGSLGRFGEGVSIAIERGTPLADVLRAQAQDAREESKRELMETAGQREIMMLVPVVFFVLPLVIVFAIFPGLAVLEITL; this is translated from the coding sequence ATGAGCGTCTCCGGCCCCCTGCTGGCGGGCGCCGGCCTCGGCCTCCTGTGCGGGGTGGGGCTCTTCCTGATCCTGGGCCGGCTTCCCTGGCTGCGCTCGCGTGACCTCGGCGCCCGCGTGGATCCCTACCTCCGCCGCTCCCGCTCCCGATCGCTGTTCGCGGCACCGCGGAGCACCAGTCAGCTGCGCCGGGTGCTCGAGAACCTGATGGGACCGGTGGCCGTGCGTGTGCTCGGTCTTCTCGAGCGGCTCACGGGCGGAGCTGACCAGCTCGAACGCCGGCTGCGGCTGGCCGGACGACGGACCTCCGCGGACTCCTTCCGCGTCGAACAGGTGGTCTTCGGGGCTGCCGGCCTGGTGCTGGGGGTCGTCCTCGCCGTGGCAGCGATCGCTCTGCGCGGCACCAGTCCGCTGATGGGTCTGCTCATCGTCGGCTTCGGTGCTGTGACGGGGGTGCTGCTGCGCGACTATCTCCTCGGGGCGGAGATCAAGCGCCGGGCGGCACGGATGGCACGGGAGTTCCCGACCGTCGCCGATCTGCTGGCACTGGCCGTCGCGGCCGGTGAGAGTCCGATCGCGGCGATGGAACGCGTCGCCCGCACCTCCTCCGGTGCGCTGCCCGATGAATTCGCGGCGACCGTCGCGGACATCCGAGCCGGCACCAGCGTGTCCCAGGCGCTCGCATCGCTGGGAGCCAGGACCCCGCTGGGGTCGCTCGGCCGCTTCGGCGAGGGCGTCTCGATCGCGATCGAACGCGGCACGCCGCTCGCCGATGTGCTCCGAGCCCAGGCACAGGACGCTCGTGAGGAATCCAAGCGCGAACTCATGGAGACCGCTGGCCAGCGCGAGATCATGATGCTCGTCCCGGTCGTGTTCTTCGTACTGCCGCTGGTGATCGTCTTCGCGATCTTCCCCGGACTCGCCGTCCTGGAGATCACCCTGTGA
- a CDS encoding TadE family protein translates to MPAGRPSRPEDRRHRRGRLRGEDGSAVAEFPMVAVLIILIAVMIVQAALIVHTRNTLADAAVQGAHHAALVGASPQDGAVRAERLIDERFGGRLDAEATSVQGSDGVIRVQLSATLPLVGLFGPAGAMTVQGRAIDEESW, encoded by the coding sequence GTGCCGGCAGGTCGGCCGTCGCGTCCGGAGGACCGACGCCATCGGCGGGGCCGGCTCCGTGGCGAGGACGGCTCGGCCGTCGCAGAGTTCCCGATGGTCGCGGTGCTGATCATCCTGATCGCGGTGATGATCGTCCAGGCGGCGCTCATCGTCCACACCCGCAACACGCTCGCGGACGCCGCGGTCCAGGGGGCGCACCATGCCGCGCTGGTGGGGGCGTCGCCGCAGGACGGTGCCGTGCGCGCCGAACGGCTGATCGACGAACGCTTCGGAGGGCGGCTGGATGCCGAGGCCACCTCGGTGCAGGGCTCGGACGGGGTCATCCGCGTCCAGCTCAGTGCGACCTTGCCGCTGGTGGGGCTGTTCGGCCCGGCCGGGGCGATGACGGTGCAGGGTCGAGCGATCGATGAGGAGTCATGGTGA